The genomic stretch atgcctgggttgcaggccaggtccccagtagggggcacgtgagaggcaaccacacattgatgtttctctccctctctttccccctcccttcccctctctctaaatataacataaataatttttttaaagcaatacacTCTCAAAATAAGGTGAGCAGTTTGGAGAGTTGTGCTTGAAAAGCAGACTGTCATGCTTTATTCCTACTCAAAAGTGAGATTAGTTTTTTATAAGAATCTCTTTCAAAGGTTGGATATGCCGTGTAacacattgctttttatttttattttcagaatgctGATCCTAAGTCATCCCTCAAAGCTGTAAGCAACCAGCTTGGAGAAGGGCCCAGTGATGGACTGCCACTTTCAAGTAGCCTTCAGTTTCTTGAAGATGAACTTGAGTCTTCTCCTCTTCCTGATCTCAGTGAGGACCAACCTTTCGACATTCTTCAGAAATCCTTGCAGGAGGCCAATATCACTGAACAGACGTTGGCAGAAGAGGCATATTTGGATGCCAATATAGGTTCAAGCCAACAGTTTGCACAAGCTCAGCTTCATCCTTCTTCATCAGCATCCTTTACTCAGGCTTCTAATGTTTCTAATTACTCAGGTCAGACGCTGCAGCCTATAGGGGTGACTCACGTGCCTGTTGGAGCATCGTTTGCAAGCAATACAGTGGGTGTGCAACATGGCTTTATGCAACACGTGGGGATCAGTGTTCCCAGCCAGCATTTATCCAATAGCAGTCAGCTTAGCAGTTCCGGTCAAATACAGTTAATTGGGTCATTTGGTAATCAACCTTCCATGATGACTATTAATAACCTAGATGGATCTCAAATCATATTGAAGGGCAGCGGACAGCAAGCCCCGTCAAATGTGAGTGGAGGGCTTCTGGTTCATAGACAGACTCCTAATGGTAACTCCTTGTTTGGGAACTCAAGTTCCAGTCCTGTAGCACAGCCTGTTACCGTTCCGTTTAACAGCACAAATTTTCAGACATCTTTACCTGTGCATAACATCATCATACAAAGGGGTCTTGCACCAAATTCAAATAAAGTTCCAATTAATATCCAGCCAAAGCCTATCCAGATGGGTCAGCAAAGTACGTACAATGTGAACAATCTGGGAATGCAGCAGCATCACGTGCAACAAGGCATCTCTTTTGCCTCTGCAAGTTCACCCCAGGGCTCAGTAGTTGGTCCACACATGTCTGTGAACATCGTCAACCAACAGAACACAAGAAAACCAGTCACCTCACAGGCAGTGAGCAGCGCTGCAGGCAGTATTGTCATTCATTCTCCCATGGGCCAACCTCACACACCCCAAAGTCAGTTCCTCGTACCTACAAGCCTTTCTGTCAGTTCCAACTCGGTACACCACGTCCAGACCATAAATGGGCAAATTCTTCAGACTCAACCTTCTCAGCTCATTTCTGGCCAAGTGGCCTCAGAACATGTCATGCTGAACAGAAACTCTTCCAACATGCTCAGGACCAACCAACCATATTCCGGACAGATGCTTAACAACCAGAACACCGCCGTCCAGTTAGTGTCTGGACAGACATTTGCTGCCTCTGGAAGTCCAGTGATAGTCAATCATGCCTCTCCTCAGATTGTTGGTGGACAGATGCCCTTGCAGCAGGCATCACCAACAGTATTACACCTGTCACCTGGGCAGAGCAGCGTCTCCCAAGGAAGACCGGGCTTCACCACCATGCCCTCGGTGACGAGCATGTCAGGACCTAGTCGGTTCCCTGTCAGCTCATCTAGCACTGCCCATCCTAGTCTTGGGTCTGCGGTTCAGTCAGGTGCATCAGGATCGAACTTCACAGGAGATCAGCTGGCCCAGCCAAACAGGACTCCAGTACCGGTCAGTGTGTCTCATCGTCTTCCAGTTTCTTCTTCCAAATGTACCAGCACCTTCAGTAATGCACCTGGAGCGGGAACCCAGCAACAGTTCTTCTGTCAGGTACATTTCCTTTATCAGACAAATGCCTGGATAATTATAAAGTGGAAAGGTAGAATTTGTAATATAAATTCTGTATGTGCAAATTCTATTTGTGTTTAAGAGTTGGGTTTTACCCTACTTCTGTAGACTTAATTTTCCTCATCAGTGAAATGGACATAATAATACTGCCATCCCACAGAGTTAtttggaggattaaatgagataatccacaGAAAGCATTTAGCATAGTCCCTGGCAAATAGCAAACATTTGATAAGCGCCAAAATTGATATAGATTAGGTCCTTGAATAACATCGTTTCATTCAACATTGTTTTTTTATAACGATCAGATTCTATAGGAACTTaacccctttttttgttttgttttcttaagtatatttcattcattatgctttacagttgtcccatttttttctttattcccctttattcccctttacccTGCACCACACCTCCCAgcagcattccccccccccccagttcatgtccatgggtcatacatgtaaagttgttggcttctccatttcctatactattcttaaccttcccctgtctattttgtacctaccatttatgcttcttattcactgtactttttccccattctccccactccccattgataaccctccatgcaatttccatttctgtgattcattactattctagttgtttgcttagttggtttttgttttagattcagttattggtagttgtgagtttattgtcattttactgttcatagttttatcttcttctttttcttaaataagcccctttaacatttcatgtaataagggcttggtgatgatgaacttctttaacttgaccttatctgggaagcacttttctgcccttccattctaaatgatagcttggctggatagagtaatcttggatgtaggtccttgcctttcatgacttggaatacttcttcccagccccttcttgcctgcaaggcttcttttgagaaatcagctgatagttttgtggaaactgctttgtaggtaactgtctccttttcccttgctgcttataagttctctccttatctttaatcttggataatgtaaaagatgatgtgtcttggtatattcctccttgtgtccaactttgggactctctgagcttcctgggcttcctggaagtctatttcctttgccagactggggaagttctccttcattaatttttcaaataagttttcaatttcttgctcttccttttctccttctggcacccctatgattcaaatactggaacgtttaaagttgtcctggaggttcctaagcctctcctcattttttcaaattcttgtttcttcattctgttccagttgaatggttaattcttccttctgttccaaactgttgatttgagtcctggtttccttcccttcactgttggtgtcctatatattttttctttatttcacttggcataaccttcactttttcctctcttttgtgaccatattcagccatttttgtgagcatcctgattaccagtgttttgaactctacatctgataggctggctatctccccGTTGCttagctatttttctggagttttgatctgttctttcatttgggccatatttctttttcttggtgtacctgttatgttttaaggagtagagccttaggtattcaccagggcaggacaacctaCATCTCTGTGTTGTTGCCCTGAATGTGGGGgaagagtcagagagggaacagtgccacttgctctgctctctaccaGCTTTCAGGCACTTCctctgctatccacaagcaaattgggcccgtCTGATGCTGATTACCAGGTGGGTGGATTACCAGGTTAccaggtttgtgtatgttctaggatcctgtgggtctctccaacaaactctcctgtgaggttgggagtttctcccactgctgcaacccccacagatttttacagccagaggttttgaggctttcttttccccagCTGGAAACCcgggttgcatagtctgtctcactccccagttgttcctcctggcttatccgcctgggcaaatgtgggaccgccagctgccgccttgccatgcatcctgtctgccccagctgcctatctctgTCCCTTCTACCAGTCTAGGTGAATGTTTCAACTTCTtatttgttggacttccatacatttcaattttctggcagttctggttgtttattgtttttaattttgttgttcttttagttgtgagaggaggcaaagtgtatctacctatctagcctccatcttggccagaagtccctcttttttatttttagacagaggggaaaggagagagagggagagaaacagcagtgtgtggtttCTTCTCATATGTCCCCTTCTgaggacctggtctacaacctaggcatgtgccctgacagggtttcaaaccagggaccctttggctcactagccagcactcagt from Phyllostomus discolor isolate MPI-MPIP mPhyDis1 chromosome 4, mPhyDis1.pri.v3, whole genome shotgun sequence encodes the following:
- the BICRAL gene encoding BRD4-interacting chromatin-remodeling complex-associated protein-like isoform X1 encodes the protein MDDDDDSCLLDLIGDPQALNYFLHGPSNKSSNDDLTNAGYSAANSNSIFANSSNADPKSSLKAVSNQLGEGPSDGLPLSSSLQFLEDELESSPLPDLSEDQPFDILQKSLQEANITEQTLAEEAYLDANIGSSQQFAQAQLHPSSSASFTQASNVSNYSGQTLQPIGVTHVPVGASFASNTVGVQHGFMQHVGISVPSQHLSNSSQLSSSGQIQLIGSFGNQPSMMTINNLDGSQIILKGSGQQAPSNVSGGLLVHRQTPNGNSLFGNSSSSPVAQPVTVPFNSTNFQTSLPVHNIIIQRGLAPNSNKVPINIQPKPIQMGQQSTYNVNNLGMQQHHVQQGISFASASSPQGSVVGPHMSVNIVNQQNTRKPVTSQAVSSAAGSIVIHSPMGQPHTPQSQFLVPTSLSVSSNSVHHVQTINGQILQTQPSQLISGQVASEHVMLNRNSSNMLRTNQPYSGQMLNNQNTAVQLVSGQTFAASGSPVIVNHASPQIVGGQMPLQQASPTVLHLSPGQSSVSQGRPGFTTMPSVTSMSGPSRFPVSSSSTAHPSLGSAVQSGASGSNFTGDQLAQPNRTPVPVSVSHRLPVSSSKCTSTFSNAPGAGTQQQFFCQAQKKCLNQTSPISASKTPDGLRQAQIPGLLSTALPAGQDSGSKAIPVSLGTTQPQQEKVGSPPGQPTVQVDGHPGGQKRPAAKQLTKGAFILQQLQRDQAHAVTPDKSQFQSLSDAVQRLLSYHVCQGSMPTEEDLRKVDNEFETVATQLLKRTQAMLNKYRCLLLEDAMRINPSAEMVMIDRMFNQEERASLSRDKRLALVDPEGFQADFCCSFKPDKAAQETQFGRSDQHGGKTTSSLHVTAKAQSRDRTKPGMAEPVNHDQFHPVPNHIVVSAEGNISKKTECLGRALKFDKVGLVQYRSASEEKTSRRDALKGSECAAIPEGPRKTSSRPDHGTESKLSSTLADSHLEMTCNNSFQDKTLRSSPKNEVLHTDIMKGSGEPQPDLQLTKSLETTFKNILELKKAGRQTQSDPAISGSVELDFPNFSPMASQENCLEKFIPDHSEGVVETDSILEAAVNSILEC
- the BICRAL gene encoding BRD4-interacting chromatin-remodeling complex-associated protein-like isoform X2 encodes the protein MDDDDDSCLLDLIGDPQALNYFLHGPSNKSSNDDLTNAGYSAANSNSIFANSSNADPKSSLKAVSNQLGEGPSDGLPLSSSLQFLEDELESSPLPDLSEDQPFDILQKSLQEANITEQTLAEEAYLDANIGSSQQFAQAQLHPSSSASFTQASNVSNYSGQTLQPIGVTHVPVGASFASNTVGVQHGFMQHVGISVPSQHLSNSSQLSSSGQIQLIGSFGNQPSMMTINNLDGSQIILKGSGQQAPSNVSGGLLVHRQTPNGNSLFGNSSSSPVAQPVTVPFNSTNFQTSLPVHNIIIQRGLAPNSNKVPINIQPKPIQMGQQSTYNVNNLGMQQHHVQQGISFASASSPQGSVVGPHMSVNIVNQQNTRKPVTSQAVSSAAGSIVIHSPMGQPHTPQSQFLVPTSLSVSSNSVHHVQTINGQILQTQPSQLISGQVASEHVMLNRNSSNMLRTNQPYSGQMLNNQNTAVQLVSGQTFAASGSPVIVNHASPQIVGGQMPLQQASPTVLHLSPGQSSVSQGRPGFTTMPSVTSMSGPSRFPVSSSSTAHPSLGSAVQSGASGSNFTGDQLAQPNRTPVPVSVSHRLPVSSSKCTSTFSNAPGAGTQQQFFCQAQKKCLNQTSPISASKTPDGLRQAQIPGLLSTALPGQDSGSKAIPVSLGTTQPQQEKVGSPPGQPTVQVDGHPGGQKRPAAKQLTKGAFILQQLQRDQAHAVTPDKSQFQSLSDAVQRLLSYHVCQGSMPTEEDLRKVDNEFETVATQLLKRTQAMLNKYRCLLLEDAMRINPSAEMVMIDRMFNQEERASLSRDKRLALVDPEGFQADFCCSFKPDKAAQETQFGRSDQHGGKTTSSLHVTAKAQSRDRTKPGMAEPVNHDQFHPVPNHIVVSAEGNISKKTECLGRALKFDKVGLVQYRSASEEKTSRRDALKGSECAAIPEGPRKTSSRPDHGTESKLSSTLADSHLEMTCNNSFQDKTLRSSPKNEVLHTDIMKGSGEPQPDLQLTKSLETTFKNILELKKAGRQTQSDPAISGSVELDFPNFSPMASQENCLEKFIPDHSEGVVETDSILEAAVNSILEC